The nucleotide sequence TTTAGTTGCTTTCAAAAGTAGTGCGATCTTTTAAAAAATGCAAATACAAGTATGTGGTCTTTTTGATTTATTAAACACAAAACGAGAATCTTAtacttttaaaaagcacaaacacctcttcaaaaaattttaccaaaccaaaTCTTAATCTGcagaaattatttttgttatgggAAAGAAGTTGGTGTTTTGGGAGGATATTGGAGGGTGGGGTGATTTACCGGGCGGTAGAGCTGCTGGTCAACACGCAGGGGCGTGGTGACCCTGCTACTGAGCAGCGTGTCAGCACCACGCAGGGGCGTGGTGACGTAGCGAGCATGCAGGTTCTGGCACCACGCAGGGGCGTGGTGGAGCTGGCGTCGCGGAGTCTCAATGTTCCTGTACCACGGGGGCGTGCTGCAGCTGCTGCCATGCAGGGGACAGGTCTCACCCCGGTAAACAGCAAGCGTGGCCTCTTCATTGCTCTATATAAAGAGCCTCCTCCTCCAACTGCAATATAGAAAGAAAGTGTGTTAGTGAGAGGGCAGAAAAGAAGCATTAGGGAAGGAGGGTTGCGAACTCATATCAGAGGGGAAGGGTGTTGCTACTCCACAAGGAGAAAGGGTGAGAAAATAggcattaaaaaaattattattttatatttattttaaagaaTGGTTCGTAATTATAATGCTCCGGAGGAacatattataaattatttgGATCATCCAATTTATGTAAGTtggtaaattatatttttattgtgtattttaatttgtgttattttttgttatttaatatgttaaaaatttattttttgttaattttaaattaattttctgttataaaaatttttataaatagatATGCTAATATTTGTTATTAATAAATGAATATTTATAAGTAATAtaacaaatatatttttgttaatgCAGCCTAACAGAAATTTGTTGGTGTGTAAATTGGATCCGCCACAGAGTTAGAATCCGAGGGTCGAAAACTACTTACGCGCTACGGAATTCTACCACGTATCTAGGATTGGGATGATAAGAGGATTTCACCCGTTGTTAGCTGCTCTGGTTGAAAGGTGGAGGCCGGAGACTCACACTTTTGTGTTGCCGGTGGGTGAGGTTACAGTGACATTGGAAGATGTCGCACATATATTTGGCTTACCAATTGATGGAGAGCCTGTGAGTGGATGAACTGACAGTAGTATTGATTTCGTTCAGAGTCAGAGCATGGCAATATTCGGACGTGAACCGGTGCTCAGTCGTAATTCGAAATCCTATATAAAACTTGGTTGGGTTCGAGTTATCAGAGATGAGGAGCCGTTGGACACTGAAGAGTCCATAAGAAGATACATGAGATGTCAGATTTTCTGTATGTTAGGGTTGACCCTATTCACAGATAAGTCGACCGCATACGCCCATGCGAAGTATCTACCGTTGCTTCGCGATTTCGAGCGGATCCATACTTATAGTTGGGGTTCAGCATGTCTCGCACATCTTTACAGAGCACTATGCCGTGCATCACGATATGATACGAAGGAGATGGATGACCCTCTTAATCTGTTGTTTGTTTGGGCATGGGAGCGAATGCCGTGTATTGCGCCCGTACCGAGACATATCCTTCCACCTGCTGAGATACCAGTTGCCATGAGGTAAATATTTATGGTGCCTGTCGGAGATTATATTCATTATGCATGTTTTAATAACGGTTACTTACGTAAATTTTTTCACTGTATCATGTTTCAGGTGGAGTCATTCGGAACGGAGCACAGCGTGGTTAGAGAAGACCATGGTGACATTTAGGCATGATATAGATTACATGCAGGAGGTAAATATTTATGGTTCTAATGAATCCTAGTTCCAGACATTAATGTTAGGGTTATGACATTCGAATTATCTGTGGCAGTTTGAGTGGCGGCCATACGAAGGAATGATCTTACCCAGCGAGTTACATGGACATCTTGATGTGTGTGATATCGTTGCTCCGTTGTTGTCGTTCGAGTGTATCGAATGGCACCCTGCGGACCGAGTGATGCGTCAGTTTGGGTTCGCACAGTCCCCCCCTGTGAATACCAAGGGACATTCCACTGGACCAGCATTGCATGGCTCTTCGCGGAGTGCAGCTTTATGACTGGACAATTTTGCATGGGGAGTGGATAGCAGAGTGGGGCAATAAGCGAAACACTCGACTGCGGGATCTGCACCCCCTTCCGACCTGGGACTTCATACCGACCTCGGAGTATCGAGATTGGTACGTGTGCTCATTCGGACATATGCTGAGATTGTCGGCGTATGTTCCTCATCCACCTGCACCTCAGCCACCTGCACCTCAGGTCCCACCTGCACATCAGGTCCCACCTCAGCATGCAGTGTTTGAGTCGGTTCCTTATTATGTACCATAGCCATAGGACCAGAGTGCGTCCAGCCACCACTCTCATCACTCTCAGCACAGCCACCATTCCCAGCACTCTCAGCACAGGCACCAGGGCCAGTCCAGCCAGGTGTGTCAGCCGATACTGACGATTCCAGTCGGTCAtgattggtttgacttcttcgtCGGCGGTCACGGAGATCAGCAACTACAGAATTGGGCCAATGCTAGTTTGAGTGGTTGGTCAGATTTTAGTGCTATGCATTCACCGTTAGCCTCAGCTGATCCACGTGGGCCATCAGTCGGTATGAGCCATGGTTTGCGACGTCCTACTTATGGCCACACGTTAGAGGGTGCATAATGCGATAGTGGATTCCTCCGGCAGACATACACACTTGTTGACGAGTACAACAGCGACCAGAAGTGTACCTTTGTACTTTCTATATAGGTGTGTTCCGTCAACCTGAACTAGGGGCTTGCAATGCCTAAATGCCCTAACGCATGAATTGAAACTCCAAAATATGCGATGAAGTATTTTTACCCCTTGCGCCTCTTCATTCCCATTATACAGTGGGCGTGTTTTTATCTGGACAACTGACCCAGGCATCTTCTGAACCATAATCGAGAGCCACCACGGCAAGGCTTGGAAACTCCTCCCAATCACCGAAAACTTTCACTATggacttctgctttgccaaccaagcctttcgGTAACTGATGGTATAGTTGAATCTTGACTGGACTTCGGCTATTATAGATTTCACCTTGATGGACGGGTCAGCCTCGACCAATGGCCTTATAGCCTCAGCAACTGTATCCGAGTCCAACTTGGAATGATCCTGTAAAATCACTCCCATTGTGCACGTGTGCCTACCATTGTATCTGCGTATCTTCCAACAACCTTTTTTCCGTATCAAGCTGGCTCGGATAAGCCAGTCGCACCCACGCCCatacatcttgcatttttcataGAACGTCTGTGGCTCAAACTCATACACGTCGTAGTCAACTCCTCTAGCGATAGTGTAACTTCTAATTGCTGCAACAACCGACTTTCTAGAACTGTATTCCATTCCAATCCGGAACTCTTCGTCCTCGGGATCAACAATGCCTACAGAAAGTGCCCATCATCGTTTATTAATCAATCCAAAGTATAGATTAAAGAAAACATATTATTCGGTCATCACGTACCTATGTTTGAATATTCCGGAAACTCCAGTGCATGCATGGCATCGAGATCCAACTCACGCATAAAAGGTGGCACGTTCATCGGTTGACTGATCGAGGGGTGAACCACTACATTATCCGCTGCTGTCTCAACTCCCACATCACCATCCTCGTCTTCGTCGCCGGCTTCATAAGTGGCTTCGAAGTCCTCTTCGCTGTCACTATTCATTCCCTCGTACACTGCAGCTCTATCATCCTCCACCTCTAAATCATTTTGAATCCCTTCCGCCTCTACgatttcaaactcaacatacagctcAATCTGTGGCTGTCGCATCTGAGTCTGCCGGTGAATTTGAAACATATTATGCATAGTCACTTCGTCAGTGATTGGCATGGTATCAAACTGTATTAGACCACCAAAAACTACAACCGGATTTCGGTACAGAATTCTGCTCACTCTCATTAACGTACCGTTCTCCATGCTTTGACAGAGACAGTTCTGAAGTTCCATAAACATCATGGTGCATGGAACCACAAATGAAAACTGATTCTGGCACACAAACCTCACTCCCTCATGAGTATTACGTATTATCTCACCGTCGCGATAGACTACCAAGTTTGCGGTACCCTCCATTACACCAGAAACACACTCAAAGAACACTCACACACTTCCTCAGATTGAAAATGGACCCGAGCATTGCCTTATATAAAGAGTAGCATTCACCACGCCCCCACGTTTTGATTGCCTCAAGCCAATCACGTCCTGCCACGTGTCAGCACGCCCCCACGTGCCACGTCATCATGCCCCCACGTGATGCCCCGGTGTACCAATCAAGCTCCGCCACGTCATCATCACACCCCCACATGCTACATCAGCACGCCCCCCGTGATGCTTATGTGGCCCATTCAGGCTCTGCCACGTCATCATCACGCCCCCACGTGATGCCTACGTGGACCATTCAAGCTCTGCCACGTCATCATCACGCCCCCACGTGCTAGGTCAGCACGCCCCCATGTGATGCCACTGTGTCTCACTCAAGCTGCGCCACATCATCTCGCCTCCCACTTGTGGCAGTCAACACGCCCCTGCGTGTTGACCATGCATCTACCATTGGGTAAAACACAATATTCTCCTATTTCTGGCAAAAACACCACTTTCCTTTTCATATTAAAATTCTTGAGCCCTTAATCTGCTGTACCTATTTTTGGTTGCTAAGACAAGAGCCTTAAAAGAATGCCACTCAACCAAAGTTTAACCTCAACAAGAGAATCCACCTCTATAATAAGGTTAACAAAGTTGAGACTCAAGGCTAAGTCAATGCCCATCAAGATATCCCAGAGTTCCGCCAAAGCAATAAATTCGTAAACCAAGTTCGCACTAAAGCAAGTAAGAAAATTCTCATTGCTATCTCTTTTTTTCTGTTCCCACGCTATTTTCTATTTCCGACAAATTAAAGACTAATTTGTTACTATACTGAGCTCTATTTAACACTTTATTTGGATTAGAAGAATAtagaaaaaatgtgaaaaaaaaatggaCGTAAATGTGAGTTTTTTATTATTTggatgaaaaaagaaaatagagtaaaaaaaaAATGTGAGACCCCTCATAATATTTTCTTCTCAAACATGAgatgaaaatgaagaaaaaatgtATAAANNNNNNNNNNNNNNNNNNNNNNNNNNNNNNNNNNNNNNNNNNNNNNNNNNNNNNNNNNNNNNNNNNNNNNNNNNNNNNNNNNNNNNNNNNNNNNNNNNNNNNNNNNNNNNNNNNNNNNNNNNNNNNNNNNNNNNNNNNNNNNNNNNNNNNNNNNNNNNNNNNNNNNNNNNNNNNNNNNNNNNNNNNNNNNNNNNNNNNNNNNNNNNNNNNNNNNNNNNNNNNNNNNNNNNNNNNNNNNNNNNNNNNNNNNNNNNNNNNNNNNNNNNNNNNNNNNNNNNNNNNNNNNNNNNNNNNNNNNNNNNNNNNNNNNNNNNNNNNNNNNNNNNNNNNNNNNNNNNNNNNNNNNNNNNNNNNNNNNNTTATTAATTTAACAtttgattaattaaaaaaaaaaataaaagacataaatattttattgtaatttttttctattataattttctttcttcttacttttcttttcattcaaacaaaagaattttttttcttctattttttcattcattttctttttatccaAACAACACATAAAAcaatctatttttctttttattttctttcttctcatttttctttcgttCCCTTTTCCATTATCTATCCAAACAAAGCGTAAAGATTTGTTGCTGTCAATGGGTTACTACATACctaaggcgggattcgaacttCCAACATTTGTTTAAGGGTGTGTTTGGGAAACCCGTTGGAAGGGAAGAAGCACGTTTAAATTTCTTGAAAGTTTCAACTtttggtttggcaaatttttttATCATGAACGCAGAAGTGATTCTGCTGCCAAAACCAGCGTTTACAAGAAGCAACTATTTTTAGCTTCTGCGTTTTCTTAACGGGCTTTTAGCCATAGATACTAACCTTTTATTTACCTTTTACCAACTTTACCCTTTGTATatattattgtattatttataaaattcttgttatttctatttatatgagctctatttttctattatttattatttttatttttttaactatttgtttgacattatacacttttataatcgtgatttttgtgtattatgtttgttattatctttttataatatgatttattaATTCTATTAGgtaaagtaaattttttttatctaaaagtaattTTGAATGGTATAaatcaaacaacatttattttactataatccattttgatacaaaaattaccaaacataaatcactttaacacaaacctacttttgatcaaaatcaagtttgcaaaatcaattttatgcaaactcacatttgcaaactgtaatccaaacacacactaaatAGACTAATGAGTTAACTACTAGACCAACTCAATTTAGTTCTCATTGCTATCTCTCTCCAAAAATATTTTGGCGTTTAAGTTAGTAAtaatttaaagaaataaaaaaaataatctaaataagTTAGGATTTTAGAGGTTTAATTTCTATCGTCAATACGGAAGTTATTGAAAAGTAGTTTATCTAAATAATTTTGTCTTCTTTTTCATCAAATCTTATACCTTATTTTTACATATTTATGCATACAATAACAAAATAAATGACTAGTAGTGTACAAATCAAGATTTTCCATGACACAAAATGCACTAAGCTGAAAAGTTTATGATGTGGAAAATTCCAAATCCCAATCCCTAAATACACAAAAGTGAGTGAGTGAACCAAACAGTTACACTTACGCGCATGAAAGGGAACCCAATCCCCACCTGCATCGGTATTTTTGGTTTGGAAGAAGAAATGTGAGAGTGAGTGTCATTAGAATCAAATGGCAGCCATTGCCAGCAcactccttctttctttctcaacTGTATCTTCGTCTTCTCTCTTTCTCACCAGAATCACTTCTCGTTTCTCTTTCGCTGCACCGCTTCCTCTGCGTTCCAACCACACCAAGCACATGGCTCACACTCTCGCTCGCGCCACTGCCACTCTCGGCCTTACTCACCCTTCCAACACCGATTCCCCCAAGGTTCCTTTTTTACCTAAAATCTACCCTGCCCGTGTTTTGTTTTTTCACTGATGCCGGTTAAAGTTTATGACTTTGGGGTTTTCTCGTTGTGGGGTTTGATTTTAGATTATTGTTATTTTGTAATGGATGTTGTGGTTTTGATGCTATGCCTGATTGGATTTGAATTTGGattttgatgttgttgttgtgcCTGTTTATTTGTGTGATTCTGGAAACTGAAATATGCCtgttatgtgtttgtgaaaattcctGGAAAGATCTCTTTTGCTGCTAAGGAGGTTGATGTCACTGAATGGAACGGAGACATCCTTGCAGTGGGTGTTACTGAGAAAGACTTGGCTAAGGATGGGAAATCGGGATTTGAGAATccgattttgaaaaagattgactCCAAGTTGGGTGGTTTGTTAGCTGAAGCGTCCTCTGAAGAGGATTTCTCAGGCAAAGCTGGCCAATCAACGGTTCTTAGAATTACCGGCCTTGGGTCGAAGAGGATTGGCTTGATTGGGCTTGGACAGTCCACTTCCACTACCGCAGCTTTTAAGACTTTTGGTGAGGCTGTTGCAGCTGCTGCAAAGTCTGCTCAAGCAAGCAATGTCGCCGTTGTTCTCGCCTCTTCTGAAGGACTTTCTAAAGAAACAAAGCTCAGCACTGCTTATGCAATCGCCACTGGTATGCTATATGTGTTATTATAGTTGTATGTAATGATCTTATGAAATTGATATCTATACTTGATGTGCGGTCTTCAACTTTGCCAGGGACTGCGCTGGGAATATTTGAGGATAACAGGTACAAGTCGGAATCAAAGAAATCAGCGCTTAGCTCAGTTGACATTATCGGCCTTGGAACTGGACCTGAATTGGAGAAGAAACTTAAGTATGCAGGAGATGTTTCCTCCGGTATAATTTTTGGAAGGGAGCTTGTAAATTCTCCTGCTAATGTGCTCACACCAGGTTCGTTTGAAACTATTGTTCTTGTGTGTGTGTTCTGTAGTTTTCATTGTTTCATTGCTGTAATTCATCAGTGAAGGAGTTCTCTAACAAGTGCTTTATGATGGTTACCTCAGGGGTGTTGGCAGAAGAGGCATCAAAGATTGCTTCTGAATATAGTGATGTTTTTACTGCTAAAATATTGAATGCTGAACAATGTAAGGAATTGAAAATGGGATCCTATCTGGGTGTTGCTGCAGCATCAGAAAATCCTCCACATTTTATCCATCTATGTTATAAACCTCCAAGTGGAACTGTCAATGTCAAGTTGGCATTGGTTGGAAAGGGTTTGACTTTTGACAGGTATAAATAActtttatcttctttattttttattttttaatgtataagtgGAAGAGAGTGTTGAATCTGATATGTGATGTTCCCTAGTGTGTTATCCATGGTTTTGATCATGGTGTCAAGTAATTTGAGTTAGTTATGATGTTAATGTCATTACTACAAGATAAATCTATGATATGGGGTGTCCAATATTTCTTCGTTCTCTTCTTTCTAATTGGATTGTCAATTTACCAGCATGGCATAGAAATCATTGGATAAATGTATAGTGTTTCTTGTGAAATTCTGCCATGTATTTCTTATTGGATTTCACGAAGCAGTTTATACTTTTCCTTGCTCTTACATACCATATTTCTTCATCTGTGTGTTATTAGTGGTGGCTACAACATCAAGACTGGACCTGGCTGTTCAATTGAACTCATGAAATTTGATATGGGTGGTTCAGCTGCCGTTTTGGGTGCAGCGAAAGCTCTTGGTCAAATCAAACCTCTTGGAGTTGAGGTCAGTAATTTATGTCATTGTTCATGAATTTTTCCCCTTTGTAAAGAATGAAATTCAATTGATTGATTTGCACATAGTTTCATTTGTACAAAACTAAAGgaattttttttatctcattTCTTATTTAACACTATCGAGTTTTCTATTGCATTCCATATTGCATATGAAATTTCATTCTAGTTTCTTTTGGAATGTTTAGTTTGGAGTTGCTGGTGAATATTGTGAGTTACTGCATTTTGTGGTACAATTGCTAATTATGATTAATAATTCATGCTATGCCCAAATTTAAAGTCCTGCATATGCAGGTTCATTTTGTAGTTGCAGCTTGTGAGAATATGATTAGTGGAAAAGGTATGAGGCCTGGAGACATTGTCACAGCTTCAAATGGAAAGACTATAGAGGTGAGGGTTTATTCGGTTATAATCACAACTTACTGTACACGTTATTGGAACGTAGCATTTGTTACATTTTGATCCTGTTTCAACCATTACATTGCAGTCTTCTCATCTTTTCCCTCCAGAAATCATATATTTCTTATATTGAGAACATTTTTGGTGCTTCTTGaatgtttaattttaatatttggaTGCAATGTATTGGTCACTTGAATTATCGTATAGCAAACCTATTGTAGAAATATTTGGTACAAATAAATATGTGTAAAACTGGAAATCAATGATTAGAGATTTTGGCCTCTAGgatcaatataattaaacatgtgtagtagtttttattatttgtttattatAATATTACCATTTGAGATAATTTACTAAGAATTTGATGTTGGGTTTCTTTTGTAGGTTAACAACACTGATGCGGAGGGTAGGCTTACCTTGGCAGATGCTCTGGTATATGCTTGTAACCAAGGTGTTGAGAAGGTATGAAACTCTGCATTTACCTCTTTCTATCCCTATAATCTCCCCATGATTCATACAGATTAGGTTAATTGCCCCAACTGGATGGTCTGCTTAATATTCATCGGTTTGGTAGATttggttatttattattttctctaaTAAGAGTTAGAGAAAACATTAGAAGCTTTTTCTAACTTGTATGTAAGCTCAGTTGCTCAAATACTCAATTATTTGGAGTATACAATTGCAATTCCTTAAGTATATGTGTATACTTTGGTTTTAGAATTGTGCTAACAGGTTGATCAACTATTCTTCAGATTGTTGACCTGGCAACTTTAACTGGGGCATGTGTGGTTGCTCTTGGACCCTCAATTGCAGGTAATTTTGATCTAAAGTACCATTATATTGTGTATGTATGGGTT is from Arachis ipaensis cultivar K30076 chromosome B01, Araip1.1, whole genome shotgun sequence and encodes:
- the LOC107615494 gene encoding uncharacterized protein LOC107615494; protein product: MEGTANLVVYRDGEIIRNTHEGVRFVCQNQFSFVVPCTMMFMELQNCLCQSMENGTLMRVSRILYRNPVVVFGGLIQFDTMPITDEVTMHNMFQIHRQTQMRQPQIELYVEFEIVEAEGIQNDLEVEDDRAAVYEGMNSDSEEDFEATYEAGDEDEDGDVGVETAADNVVVHPSISQPMNVPPFMRELDLDAMHALEFPEYSNIGIVDPEDEEFRIGMEYSSRKSVVAAIRSYTIARGVDYDVYEFEPQTFYEKCKMYGRGCDWLIRASLIRKKGCWKIRRYNGRHTCTMGVILQDHSKLDSDTVAEAIRPLVEADPSIKVKSIIAEVQSRFNYTISYRKAWLAKQKSIVKVFGDWEEFPSLAVVALDYGSEDAWHWPNSVVADLRDRRRRSQTNHDRLESSVSADTPGWTGPGACAESAGNGGCAESDESGGWTHSGPMAMVHNKEPTQTLHAEVGPDVQVGPEVQVAEVQVDEEHTPTISAYVRMSTRTNLDTPRSV
- the LOC107641263 gene encoding leucine aminopeptidase 1, translating into MAAIASTLLLSFSTVSSSSLFLTRITSRFSFAAPLPLRSNHTKHMAHTLARATATLGLTHPSNTDSPKISFAAKEVDVTEWNGDILAVGVTEKDLAKDGKSGFENPILKKIDSKLGGLLAEASSEEDFSGKAGQSTVLRITGLGSKRIGLIGLGQSTSTTAAFKTFGEAVAAAAKSAQASNVAVVLASSEGLSKETKLSTAYAIATGTALGIFEDNRYKSESKKSALSSVDIIGLGTGPELEKKLKYAGDVSSGIIFGRELVNSPANVLTPGVLAEEASKIASEYSDVFTAKILNAEQCKELKMGSYLGVAAASENPPHFIHLCYKPPSGTVNVKLALVGKGLTFDSGGYNIKTGPGCSIELMKFDMGGSAAVLGAAKALGQIKPLGVEVHFVVAACENMISGKGMRPGDIVTASNGKTIEVNNTDAEGRLTLADALVYACNQGVEKIVDLATLTGACVVALGPSIAGIFTPSDELAKEVVEASEVSGEKLWRMPLEDSYWESMKSGVADMVNTGGRQGGAITAALFLKQFVDEKVQWMHIDLAGPVWNEKKRSATGFGVATLVEWVLKNASQK